A segment of the Selenomonadales bacterium genome:
AGCAGCTGCCGTTCTTTCTCTCTTGTGCTCCGCACTTACATGTGCCTCATCATCTGACGGCGAAATTCGCGATATGCTCGACACGATCGCACAAGACCATCTGACTGCTTATCTCGACCTGCTTCATACGATCAGCCTGCATGATACAACGATCGGCAATCATTTTTCATCACCACCGAATACGTCCCCTGTCCTATCAGTCAGCCGCCAGCTCCGCCGATTGCTTGCCGAAGCACTTCTTCTGCGCCATCAGCGTATGGAATCACTTGCTCGTACAGAAAGCAGTAAACGATTCTACCAGGACGATATGCTCAATAAAGAAAAGGAACACCTGTCTGTCCTCGTCCATCTTCTTACTGCCTGACAGGATTTTATCTTCGTGAAACGAATCTAATAAATATAACGCTCGACCATTCTGTGAAGGAGATAATCATGCTTACATTTCATATACATAGCGAAGATGACGGGCTTGATCTCAAGCAATACCTGCGCAGGCGTGCCGCCGTTTCTCTGACAGCTTGGCGCAAGCTGAAACAGACAGGCACCGTTACGGTCAACGGAGAGCCTGCCACGGCACGAACGATCCTGCATACAGGGGATACGCTCCATCTCGTCTGGCACGAGGACAATCATCTTACTCCGACTGCCAAACCGCTTCGTATTCTCTATGAAGATGAGTTTCTGCTCATTATTGACAAGCCTGCCGGCGTTCTTGTTCATCCGACGGTGAACGAAGACGGTACGTCTGTCGGTAATATCGTCACGCATTATTACAAGCAAAAAAATCTGCCTATTGCGTTTCACCCCATTCACAGACTGGACAGAGGGACATCGGGCATCCTTGCCATTGCCAAGGTAGCACATATTCAGCAGATATTGTCTGCCGAAAATCATCAGCAGATGAAGCGTTCCTATCTTGCGCTCGTACATGGCACGACAAAACCACGCGGCTCTGTCACCACACCGATCGCACGTAAAGAAGGCAGCATCATCGAACGAACCGTAAGCGCAGACGGGCAAGATGCACATACCGATTACGAAACGCTCCTTTCTCGTGACGGGCTGTCACTCGTCAAGCTCACGCTTCACACAGGGCGCACACATCAGATACGTGTCCACATGGCATCGATCGGCCACCCGCTCATTGGCGATGACCTGTACGGAAGTACTTATCAGGACTTTCCCAGACAAGCACTCCATTCCGCACAGCTCACATTCATTCATCCCATTACAAAGCAAGAGATACGCATCCATTCTTCACTGCCGAGCGACATGACACATCTTTTAATGTGCTATACTATTTAAAAGTTTTTGTATACATAGTGCATTGTAATTTTTTTCGTGATATAATAATTACAAGCATTAAATTTTATCAATAACAAACGGGGGGTTTTATCATGGCATTAGTTACTTCTAAAGAGATGTTCCAAAAAGCCTATGAAGGCAAATATGCAGTTGGTGCCTTCAACGTAAACAACATGGAGATCGTTCAAGGTATCGTTGACGCTGCAAAAGTAGAAAACGCACCGCTTATTCTTCAGGTATCGGCAGGCGCACGTAAATATGCAAAACATATCTATTTGATGAAACTTGTTGAAGCTGCTATGGAAGATTCGGGTATTGACATTTGTCTTCACCTCGACCACGGCGAAGATTTCGAAATTTGTAAATCCTGTATCGACGGTGGTTTCTCCTCCGTTATGATCGACGGTTCCAAATTCCCGTTCGAAGAAAATATCGAATTGACTCGTCGTGTTGTAGAATATGCACACGAACGCGGCGTTGTTGTCGAAGCAGAGCTTGGCAGACTTGCAGGCGTTGAAGATGCCGTTAAAGTTGCTGCAAAAGATGCTACGTACACGGATCCGGATCAGGCTGTTGAATTCGTAGAACGTACGGGCGTTGACTCGCTCGCTATCGCTATCGGCACAAGCCACGGCGCATATAAATTCGCAGGCAAACCGGAACTTGATTTCGCTCGCCTCGAAAAAATCAGC
Coding sequences within it:
- the fba gene encoding class II fructose-1,6-bisphosphate aldolase; translation: MALVTSKEMFQKAYEGKYAVGAFNVNNMEIVQGIVDAAKVENAPLILQVSAGARKYAKHIYLMKLVEAAMEDSGIDICLHLDHGEDFEICKSCIDGGFSSVMIDGSKFPFEENIELTRRVVEYAHERGVVVEAELGRLAGVEDAVKVAAKDATYTDPDQAVEFVERTGVDSLAIAIGTSHGAYKFAGKPELDFARLEKISNMLPNFPLVLHGASTVLPEFVAKCNQFGGQLKGAQGVPEDMLLQAGKLGVCKINIDTDLRLAMTASIREHFMTNPDHFDPRQYLKPARAAIQAMVQHKIKNVLNCSGRA
- a CDS encoding RluA family pseudouridine synthase, producing the protein MLTFHIHSEDDGLDLKQYLRRRAAVSLTAWRKLKQTGTVTVNGEPATARTILHTGDTLHLVWHEDNHLTPTAKPLRILYEDEFLLIIDKPAGVLVHPTVNEDGTSVGNIVTHYYKQKNLPIAFHPIHRLDRGTSGILAIAKVAHIQQILSAENHQQMKRSYLALVHGTTKPRGSVTTPIARKEGSIIERTVSADGQDAHTDYETLLSRDGLSLVKLTLHTGRTHQIRVHMASIGHPLIGDDLYGSTYQDFPRQALHSAQLTFIHPITKQEIRIHSSLPSDMTHLLMCYTI